CTGACTGCTCGCCCTCTGCTGGCCATTATCAGAAGAGCAGCTGTGATAACTATGACTGCTCGCCCTCTGCTGGCCATTACCAGTAGTGCAGCTGTGATAACTATGACTGCTTGCCCTCTGCTGGCCATTACCAGTAGTGCAGCTGTGATAACTATGACTGCTCGCCCTCTGCTGGCCATTACCAGTAGTGCAGCTGTGATAACTATGACTGCTCGCCCTCTGCTGGCCATTACCAGTAGTGCAGCTGTGATAACtatgattgctcgccctctgctgGCCATTACCAGTAGTGCAGCTGTGATAACTATGACTGCTCGCCCTCTGCTGGCCATTACCAGTAGTGCAGCTGTGATAACtatgattgctcgccctctgctgGCCATTACCAGTAGTGCAGCTGTGATAACTATGATTGCTCGCCATCTGCTGGCCAATACCAGTAGTGCAGCTGTGATAACTATGATTGCTCGCCATCTGCTGGCCACTACCAGTAATGCAGCTGTGATAACTATGATTGCTTGCCCTCTGCTGGCCACTACCAGTAATGCAGCTGTGATAACTATGATTGCTTGCCCTCTGCTGGCCACTACTAGTAGTGTAACTGTGATAACTATGACTGCTCGCCCTCTGCTGGCCATTACCAGTAGTGCAGCTGTGATAGCGATGATTGCTCGCCATCTGCTGGCCAATACCAGTAGTGTAACTGTGACAACTATGACTGCTCGCCCTCTGCTGGCCATTACCAGTAGTGCAACTGTGACAACTATGACTGCTCGCCCTCTGCTGGCCATTACCAGTAGTGTAACTGTGACAACTATGACTGCTCGCCCTCTGCTGGCCATTACCAGTAGGGCAGCTGTGATAACtatgattgctcgccctctgctgGCCATTACCAGTAGTGCAGCTGTGATAACTATGACTGCTCGCCATCTGCTGGCCACTACCAGTAATGCAGCTGTGATAACtatgattgctcgccctctgctgGCCACTACTAGTAGTGTAACTGTGACAACtatgattgctcgccctctgctgGCCATTACCAGTAGTGCAGCTGTGATAACTATGATTGCTCGCCATCTGCTGGCCATTACCAGTAGTGCAGCTGTGATAACTATGATTGCTCGCCATCTGCTGGCCATTACCAGTAGTGCAGCTGTGATAACTATGATTGCTCGCCATCTGCTGGCCACTACCAGTAATGCTGCTGTGATAACTATGACTGCTCGCCCTCTGCTTGGCCAATACTAGTAGTGCAGCTGTGATAACTATGACTGCTCGCCCTCTGCTGGCCATTACCAGTAGTGCAGCTGTGACAACTGACTGCTCCTTTTCCGCAGGCCATTACCGGTGGTGCAGCTGTGACAAccacttctcaaaaaaataaaggaaacactcaaatatcacatcctagatctgaatgaatgaaatattctcattgaatactttgttctgtgcaaagttaaatgtgctgacaacaaaatcacacaaaaaccatcaatggaaatcaaatttattataactaatggaggtctggagttggaatgatgctcaaaatcaaggtggaaaatgaagttacaggctgatccaacttcagtggaaatacctcaagacaaggaaatgatgctcagtagtgtgcgtggcctccacgtgcctgtatgacctctctacaacgcctggtcatgctcctgataaggcggcggatggtctctcttaagggatctcctcccagacctggactaaagcatccgtcatctcctggacattctgtggtgcaacgtgacgttggtggatggagcgagacatgatgtcccagatgtgttcaatcggattcaggtctggggatcgggcggccagtccatagcttcaatgccttcatcttgcaggatctgctgacacactccagccacatgaggtctggcattgtcctgcattaggaggaacccagggccaacagcaccagcatatggtctcacaaggggtgtgaggatctcatctcggtacctaatggcagtcaggctacctctggtgagcacatggagggctgtgcggccctccaaagaaatgccaccccacaccatcactgacccactgcaaaccggtcatgctgaaggatgttgcaggcagcagatcgttctccacggcgtctccagactctgtcacgtctgtcacatgtgctcagtgtgaacctgctttcatctgtgaagagcacagggcgccagtggtgaatttgccaatcctggtgttctgtgtccAAGCATcctacatggtgttgggctgtgagcacaacccccatctgtggacgtcgggcactcagaccatcctcatggagtctgtttctaaccgtttgtgcagacacatgcatatttgtggcctgctggaggtcattttgcagggctctggcagtgctcctcctgttccttcttgcacaaaggctgaggtaatggttctgatgctgggttgttgccttcctacggccccctccacgtctcctggtgtactggcctgtctcctggtagcgcctccagcctctggacactacgctgacagacacagcaaatcttcttgccacagctcgcattgacgtgccatcctggatgagctgcactacctgagccacttgtgtggtttgtagagtccgtctcatgataccacaagtgtgaaagcacaaccaacattcaaaagtgaccaaaacatcagccagaaagtattggtactgagatgtggtctgtggtccccacctgcagaaccactcctttattgagggtatctggataattgccaataatttccatctgttgtctattccatttgcacaacagcatgtgaaattgattgtcaatcagtgctgcttcttaagtggacagtttgatttcacagaagtttacttggaattatattctgttatttaagtgttccctttatttttttgagcagtgtatatgattGCTCACCCTCTACTGACCATTACCAGTAGTGTTTCTGTGGCAATTATGACTGCTCGCCCTCTGCTGGCTATTTACTGTAGTGCAGTTGTGACATGTGTGACtgctcgccctctgctggctgttaccAGTAGTGCAGCTGTGATAGCGATGAGTGctcaccctctgctggctgttacCAGTAGTGCAGCTGTGATAACtatgattgctcgccctctgctggctgttaccAGTAGTGCAGCTGTGATAGCTATAACTGCTCGCCCTCTGCTGGCCATTTACAGTAGTGCAGTTGTGACATGTGTGACTACTCGCCCTCTGCTGGCCTTCAGCAGTACTGCAGCTGTGACAACTATGACTTCGCCTCCTGCTGGACATTAGCAGTGATGTGGCAAGGCTGATAAAAGGGGTTGTCGCTGATGGCAATATGCTGGCAAGCACGGAGCACTTCTGCCTCAGTGGCCCTCTGATATGGAAATGTAGTAAGTGGTGGACGCCCCTATACCTGGGGCTTCAATCTTTCTGGCATTAGTGGCCTAAACGGACAATATGCCACCAGTGTCTGGTCTAGACAAGCCAAAGCATCATGTCTGGGGGCATCCACTGTGAATTAGGGAAGTTTAGTAGGCCTATAATGTTAGGAAGTTAGTATGTAGCTTTGTACTGTCAGCGCCCTTCGTATCTGGGCCACCATTTCACTCATTGCGCAATATGACATCGCCACCTGGTGGTCGTCGCGCAGGTTGCAGTCCCATTCATTACGCAGCGAGGCTCATTAGCTTTCCGATCGTGGCTCTAACACCTGCAGAAAATTGTCCTCAATCAAAGTGAAGATGTAAATAATGTCAATTAACATTAAATCTGTTTCTACAGACGTAGCGGGAGACGCACGAAACACTCCATTACTGGGAAATTCAGGTTTCTAGCAAATATCCCAGGACAGACTATTGTGGCGAGATATTGGAAGCAGGCAAAACAATTTAACAGAAACGGTGAGAGAGGGCGAGAGATCTCCGCAGGAATCGGCAATGGTGGGAGATAAAAGCAGAGGAAGCGCAAGCCCTCCTGCCAATTACCCTGTCTTAGATGACATGTTTGCACGGCGCGGTGTATCGGGGGTCTACAGGACCTCCGCCTAGTTTGCTGCTCAGCATTATTTTGCATAACCCCTTAAtaaccggtcttttttttttttcactttcaacTCTACAATTTTTAGGAGACATAAAGCTTTTTTTCTGTGGCTTATGCAACTTCatgaaattttctttttttttttttttaaaaaaaaacaaactattatttttatgtattatacagtggcatgtaaaagtttgtgcacccctggtcaaaatgactgttgttgtgcagcaagctgaagatgaaatgatctctaaaaaggtctaaaaattgcaaaaaggaaaatgggtcagtgcaaaagtttgggcacccttggatatCTGtgagctcagataactttgaccaaggtttcagaccttaattagcctgttagggttatggcttgttcactatcatcattaggaaaggccaggtgatgtatATTTCTCAGCTTtagaaaaacccagcctcctctaaccttgtgccaaaaaaacagcagccatgggttcttctaaccaGCTGCCGAGCACGCTGAGaatgaaaatggtgaaggcccacaaagcaggagaaggctataagaagatagcaaagctttctcaagttgccctttcctgagttcaaaatgtaattaagaaatggcagttactaGGATCAGTGGAGGTCgagataaggtctgaaagaccaagcaaaatttcagagaGAGCTGCTcctaggattgctagagagacaaaCCAGAACCCCTgcgtgactgcaaaagacctttagaAAGATCTACCAGACTGTGGAGTTCtggtatattgttctactgttcagagatacctgcacaaatatgaccttcacggaagagtcatcagaagaaaacctctcctgcagctttaccataaaattcagggtcagaagcatgcaaaagaacatctaaacaagccatatgcattttggaaacaactcCTCTGGACTGATAAGGTTAAAATggaactatttggccacaatgatgaAAGGAGGAGAAAAAAGtacacagaatttcagaaaaagaacatctcgcctaccattaagcatggggggaaATCAATCAAACTTTgctgttgtgttgcagccaataaaacatttcacgggtagagggaagaatggatttaatgaaattgaaacaaattcttgatgcaaacatatcaccatctataaaaaaaaagctgaaggttAAGAGAGAAGAGGATGGCTGCTACAAATGGAGAATGATTCTAAGCTACCTTCGAGTCGGCAGATGGCAATCACCAATATATATGTAATGATTGCATCTCTTATGGTACAAGTAATGTTATATACTTTTTTACGTGCGGACGTCCCAAGGTCCTAAGTCTAGAGAGTCGACCACGGAAGAGACATTGATGTGACAAAGACTTTGGAAGAGATCGCGGAATTAAAAACGTCACCAGGTCGCTTGAATATTGACCGTGGCTGAAATCCTGAGTCTTCTGAAGTAGGAGGGATAGATGTGGTCCACAGTGGCATTAGAGGGGGTGATATTCAAAGAACTACTCGCTCAACATGAAAGCACGTGGATTGCCACTCTAGGCACCATGGTCCCTAGACGAGACATTGAGGTTTTCCCCTCCTCATAGAACCTTCTCTCTCCTCCGCAGTTGCGCTTGTAATAATCCTTTATATAAGTCACATCTCAGAAATAATAATCCGAAGTGGAAGGACAGGATCCCCATCCATCAGAGTCAAATAATCAGATAATTTCGCCGCCCCCTcctatttttattactttttatatAATACTATTCACACTCCTTTTATTATTATATGCCCACGGTCAGGCCTTTCATATTTAGAATAATTTTTGCCTACATGTTTATATCGAAGAAAAAAATCTGAGTCCTGCAATTATTGACTTGCATTTTATTTAGCGCCTTGTTGTCTGCACTTTATCCTAGCACCTCATGGCACCAtcacatgcttgataaagacctatgTTAGGATTCATCTGATTTTGGATGATATCTATTTGATTTATTCATTTATCCGAACTGTCCCACAGGAAGAGTATCTGTGGTGCCGatggcaaccaatcagagctcgacTTTTACCAGTG
This region of Ranitomeya imitator isolate aRanImi1 chromosome 1, aRanImi1.pri, whole genome shotgun sequence genomic DNA includes:
- the LOC138657302 gene encoding uncharacterized protein gives rise to the protein MTARPLLAITSSAAVITMTACPLLAITSSAAVITMTARPLLAITSSAAVITMTARPLLAITSSAAVITMIARPLLAITSSAAVITMTARPLLAITSSAAVITMIARPLLAITSSAAVITMIARHLLANTSSAAVITMIARHLLATTSNAAVITMIACPLLATTSNAAVITMIACPLLATTSSVTVITMTARPLLAITSSAAVIAMIARHLLANTSSVTVTTMTARPLLAITSSATVTTMTARPLLAITSSVTVTTMTARPLLAITSRAAVITMIARPLLAITSSAAVITMTARHLLATTSNAAVITMIARPLLATTSSVTVTTMIARPLLAITSSAAVITMIARHLLAITSSAAVITMIARHLLAITSSAAVITMIARHLLATTSNAAVITMTARPLLGQY